The Neurospora crassa OR74A linkage group I, whole genome shotgun sequence genome segment CCGACATCACCAAGACCGGCCTATCTCTCCGTCTCCACGCCGAGTACAGCGACGTCCAGACCCTCCCCGAAGCCATTGCCTCCAAGTTGCCAGCCGGCGGACCACGCAAAAAGAAGGCCAAGCCAGCCATCGAAGAGGCTCCCTCAAAATCCGAAGAACACGCCCGCAAACTCATCGAGGGTATCCCACCGAGCaagtccgccgccgccaactcGAATGCTCTGGTCCTGTCGCGCAGCAAGCCCGGCGGCGCTGGCGCGTCGTCAACCAGACCAAATGCGCAACGAAACGAGCCCCAAACAAACAGCCTGGCGCGGCGATCCGACGTGCTGGTACAGCCCAGGCCAGATTGGCACCCACCTTGGAAGCTTCTCAAGGTGCTTTCGGGCCATCTGGGGTGGGTGCGTGCCTTGGCAGTAGAACCGGACAACAAGTGGTTTGCCTCGGGCGCAGGCGACCGCACTATCAAGATTTGGGATTTGGCGTCAGGAGCGCTGAAGTTGACTCTTACCGGACACATCTCGACGGTTCGCGGATTGGCCGTGTCACCGAGACACCCATACCTGTTCTCGTGCGGTGAGGATAAGATGGTCAAGTGCTGGGATTTGGAGACGAACAAGGTTATCCGACATTACCACGGCCATCTCAGCGGTGTTTATACCCTTGCGCTGCATCCTACACTGGATGTTTTGGTAACAGGCGGTCGCGACGGTGTCGCGCGTGTGTGGGATATGCGGACAAGAAGCAACATTCACGTCCTCTCTGGACACACAGGCACAGTAGCGGATCTTGTCTGTCAGGAGGCCGACCCTCAGGTCATCACAGCCAGCTTGGACTCGACCGTTCGCATGTGGGATCTGGCAGCCGGCAAGACGATGGGCGTCTTGACACATCACAAGAAGGGTGTGCGAGCGTTGACGACGCATCCAACCGAGTTTACGTTCGCAACGGGTAGCACAGGCAGCATCAAGCAGTGGAAGTGTCCCGAGGGTGCTTTTATGCAGAATTTTGAGGGACACAatgccatcatcaacacgcTATCCGTGAACGACCAAAACGTCATGTTCTCTGGTGGCGACAATGGTTCCATGAGCTTCTGGGATTGGAAGTCGGGCCATCGCTTCCAGGCTCTTGATACGATTGCTCAGCCTGGTTCACTTGATGCGGAGTCGGGTATCATGAGCTCGACCTTTGACAAGTCTGGCGCCCGCTTGATTTGCGGTGAAGCGGACAAGACCAGTGAGTTTACCCTGCCATGACAATCAGTTCTTGAGGATATTGTTACTAACCCCATGTCTAGTTAAAATATGGGGTGAAGACCTTAGCGCGACACCAGAGTCGCATCCCCTCGAGTGGAAGCCAACATTGGCTAAGCGTAAATTTTAAGCATCGTGAATGGCGAGAACGGAGAATGTCATACCTCTTCCTTTGCATGCAGGTTAAAGACGAGCAGGCGAAAAAGGGATATAATGGATAGACGACAAACCTGGGATAGCGTGTTAATCAACCAAATGGACTTTGACATTCAATGTTCATGAGCATCAAACCAACGAAATCTTGTCTATATTCTTACTGTTGGGTATCATTACTATCGTTCAAAGAAGCACACCTAGCGTCTTGATCTCCGGATCATCACGGAAAGCCAACCTAACTTCCTCATCTCCAACAGCCAGCCGAATCTTGCTCGGTCGCTCAGCCTTGTGAGCCTCCAAGTTGATGACACCCGCTCCTGTTAGGTCGACCGCTGCGATGGCGAGTCCGCCTGGCCGCATCTGCCTGACATCGGGTTTGGATCTAGGCCCACCCATGATACCATCTCCATAGTCTGCCGCGCTCACTCCAGCCGTGGCCATTAAGGCATTCAATGGCCGACTATCGCCTCCGGTCGCCAGCTTAATCATCCGTTGCATCTCCTCCAGCACATCTCCGAACGTGCTCTCCGCTAACCCTGTCCGCTGAGTACGCAACAGCAGCGCCGTAAGCAACAACCTTGACGCAAAGGGGAGGCCCCTCAGGTACTGCTGCAGCGGATTACTCGTAGCCTCGTTAATGGCCCTCCGCACCGTCTCAATCGTGACTCGACCGGCCGACCCCTTCTTCTTACTGACCACTTTATCTTCAACACCCTTCTTTTTGCTTGGCGTTGGCGGTTCAGCCTCAGCAACAACCTTCGCGTCCGCCTCCGCCAACTCCACCGCCCGTCGACAAATATCCAGCGCCCGTCTCGCATCACCACTCACAGCCGCCACCTTGCGAGCCGCAAACTGCACCGCGTCCGCATCCACAATATCCCCCGGCACGCCCTCCAACCGGCTTTGCACGATCCGCATCAGCTGCTCATGATTATACCCGGGAAACGTAATCCGCGTCAGCCCCAACCGACTGCTGATCTTGTTACTTAGCGTGCGCTCGGGCAAGTCCATCGTGTTGGCCACGGCCAGCACAATCAGCCGACTGTGTCTCAGCCCGGGCCAGTTGAAGAAGTTGTACATGACCCCTTGGTTCTTGGTCACCAGCTGGTCCAGCTCGTCCATCAGCACCACGCACGGCACGCGGCGCGGGGACGGGTGGCTGAATTCGCGCTCGAGCAGGTCCAACGCTTGTGAGGGGCTGACGCGCTGGCCCTTGAGGGCTTCCCAGAGTAAAGAGTAGGATTGGTGCGGGTCGGTAATCTTCATGCCGTTGATTTCGACAAAGATGAAGTCATCCAGCTCGTCGGCGCGCACGGCGGCGTCCAGGTGCGAGACGACTTCGCGCACCGTGGCGGTTTTGCCCGTGCCCGGCGTGCCGGAGATGTAGATACAGGTGCCGCTTCCGTCAGTGATGGCCGCTTCGAGGTGCGAGTACACGAGCGAGAACTCGGCTTCGCGGCAGGGGAGGGAGGTCGGGACCGAGGCAACGTGCAGTTGGGTGCGGGCGAGTTGGTAGGGGGAGTTGTGGATGTGCATGGGGGAGAGCACGCGGGTGGCCAAGGGGGTAAATTCGAGATGCCTCTTTATCATGATCTTGCGGTGGGAGGTGGGCGTTACGGCGGCGCTGAGAGCGGCTTTGGTGCCTTTGCGTCGGCTGGTTGGGGTGGCGGCATTGCTGCGGACTTTGAGTTTTCGAGGGGTGCGAGGGACTTTAGCGGCGGGTTCGGCGCCAGCGCCGTCGTCGGAGGCGTATTCTCGTTCGGGAGATTCGGCTTTGGGTTGTCGTTTCCTCCGTGTGGCTTTGGTGCGCTTGAGGACGAAGTCGAGGAGGGATTCGAGATCTTCCTTGCCCTTGTAGATATCTTCCCATTTGAATTCGTCGGTGTAGGTACACGTTCGTGTGTTGCAGCCTCGACGGCAGATGAAGACCTTGCCAAACTCTTTGGATTTTCGTGGGACTTTGCCGGTTGGGTACTGTTTCATGAAGGCTTCTTGGGACATGACTATGGCCTTGCCATTGATAGTGGTCAGGGCATTGAAGTCGAAGCTCGGTGTTATATAGAGCTCGTTCTGCACTTCGAAGTTAGCAAAATCAAACCAGGGACTGTTGAGATGAAGACTATGATGACATACCTCAACAAAATCCGTTCTCTTCTTCGGACCATTCCGAATCTCCTTCTCCGAAGAAAACCACATGAACTTGGCCGACTTTTCGCCATCATCCACCAAAAACTCCGAGACAATGCCAACCCAGGCTTCGTTAGAGCCTTCAGCTTTGAGAAGCAGAGTGTCTCCCACGTAGCAGTCAAAGTCCCCCATTTGTGCACCGATAATCTTGCGCTCTGGCTGTGTTGTTCGTTTCCGTTTTCTCGATCCCGGTCCGCTTGCTGGTATAACCTCGTTTTCtccttcgtcctcttccctGTCATAAATCCATTCCCACGGCAAATCATCTGTCCCAAGCTCATCATCCGAATCCTCTCTGGTTACGCCTGGGAGACGAAAGTCTTGCGCTCGAGACGAACGCCGTCCGGGGGTGGCAGGCATGGCGGCCAGCTGTTGAAGAGGCCAGTCGTAGAAATTGATTATCGATTTGGCCGGTCGGTCAGTCGGAAATCACAACAAACAGTTCATCAACGTAGCTTGGCAATTCCGGTACTGACTACTGCCTCGCTGAGATAAAAAGAGTTCGTTCGAAGTTGAAGAAGGGCccggaatggatggatgacaGGCAGAGCAGGCAAGACGCGTCTTGGAAGCTTTAGCGCGTCCAGGGCACTTAACATCCCTGCAGGATCCGCTAACTCCCGCTTGAGCCCCACGGCTCTGTTGACGGAGCCAAGAACGAGCCCCTGAAAGCGGCTGCCTTTTAGGGCTACCAATCAGATCAGGTCCTTCTATCACCgtcaacaacgacgacgtcGATGAGCGTCCACGTCCATCTTTGCCCAAGAGACAGCCCagctatattcttctttGATCTTTTCTTCGAACTCAGCATGGTACTGTATTGATTGAGCTTCTTTTTGGTCTCGGACTACCGGCTACAACTCGCTATACTTCTTCACGGTTCCGATTTTGCGATTTTAGGACAAGATGCAAACAACATCAAGAGAACGGAACACGGGCAGCCATCGTTGTAACGGAGAATAACGCCGATAACTGCTCGAGAAACCCGATAGAGCGATGTTTAGGAACAGAGTGTTGGTATGCAGTCGGAAGCAACAAAACTGAGTGATTCTAAGTTTCTGCCTGTTCTCATCTCATCTGCGAAAAGTATTTTCCAAGCCAAGGCAAGAGATTAGTTCTCAGTTTTCCGTTCGATGGCAACCTATGCAAGAGATTTTTGAACCTTGAGCCGTCAAGAAATGAACATTAGTTCTCTTGGATCCTCAGCTCTGTGTCTACTTTGGTTTTTCGACTGTCATATCTTTTCGTCCTATATCGATCAGCAGCGATGCTCTTTAGTTTCCGCTATCACTTTCAACCCATCTGATCTTCATCCGGAACGTCACCAACAATACAGTTTATGTGAG includes the following:
- a CDS encoding origin recognition complex subunit 1, with protein sequence MPATPGRRSSRAQDFRLPGVTREDSDDELGTDDLPWEWIYDREEDEGENEVIPASGPGSRKRKRTTQPERKIIGAQMGDFDCYVGDTLLLKAEGSNEAWVGIVSEFLVDDGEKSAKFMWFSSEKEIRNGPKKRTDFVENELYITPSFDFNALTTINGKAIVMSQEAFMKQYPTGKVPRKSKEFGKVFICRRGCNTRTCTYTDEFKWEDIYKGKEDLESLLDFVLKRTKATRRKRQPKAESPEREYASDDGAGAEPAAKVPRTPRKLKVRSNAATPTSRRKGTKAALSAAVTPTSHRKIMIKRHLEFTPLATRVLSPMHIHNSPYQLARTQLHVASVPTSLPCREAEFSLVYSHLEAAITDGSGTCIYISGTPGTGKTATVREVVSHLDAAVRADELDDFIFVEINGMKITDPHQSYSLLWEALKGQRVSPSQALDLLEREFSHPSPRRVPCVVLMDELDQLVTKNQGVMYNFFNWPGLRHSRLIVLAVANTMDLPERTLSNKISSRLGLTRITFPGYNHEQLMRIVQSRLEGVPGDIVDADAVQFAARKVAAVSGDARRALDICRRAVELAEADAKVVAEAEPPTPSKKKGVEDKVVSKKKGSAGRVTIETVRRAINEATSNPLQQYLRGLPFASRLLLTALLLRTQRTGLAESTFGDVLEEMQRMIKLATGGDSRPLNALMATAGVSAADYGDGIMGGPRSKPDVRQMRPGGLAIAAVDLTGAGVINLEAHKAERPSKIRLAVGDEEVRLAFRDDPEIKTLGVLL
- a CDS encoding pre-mRNA splicing factor prp46, with translation MAAEVANSAANGSGPDTNPLSTMIRENARKTKLIYAATATTTDASGTSGRKRLKLDPGLASEDPDITKTGLSLRLHAEYSDVQTLPEAIASKLPAGGPRKKKAKPAIEEAPSKSEEHARKLIEGIPPSKSAAANSNALVLSRSKPGGAGASSTRPNAQRNEPQTNSLARRSDVLVQPRPDWHPPWKLLKVLSGHLGWVRALAVEPDNKWFASGAGDRTIKIWDLASGALKLTLTGHISTVRGLAVSPRHPYLFSCGEDKMVKCWDLETNKVIRHYHGHLSGVYTLALHPTLDVLVTGGRDGVARVWDMRTRSNIHVLSGHTGTVADLVCQEADPQVITASLDSTVRMWDLAAGKTMGVLTHHKKGVRALTTHPTEFTFATGSTGSIKQWKCPEGAFMQNFEGHNAIINTLSVNDQNVMFSGGDNGSMSFWDWKSGHRFQALDTIAQPGSLDAESGIMSSTFDKSGARLICGEADKTIKIWGEDLSATPESHPLEWKPTLAKRKF